In the genome of Cupriavidus taiwanensis, one region contains:
- a CDS encoding arsenic transporter gives MSSHSPLLIWSVAALTTAGVLFRPFRLPEAFWAAGGALLLCATGLMALPEAFAAVLRGYDVYLFLAGMMLISELARKTGLFDHVAALAVRLARGSAPRLFLLVYGFGTLVTAFMSNDATAVVLTPAVLAATRAARVRQPLPYLYACAFIANAASFVLPISNPANLVIFGERMPPLAGWLASFALPSLAAILATLAALWWTQRAALAEPIAHDVPVPPLSRQAWLSALGIVLTGLVLLVASLRGNALGWPTCAAGVATLLLVCATRRELLWPTLREVSWSVLPMVAGLFVLVAALEQTAVIRHLADAVAAASRDGGALALLGVGAVVALAGNVVNNLPAGLIGASALAAGQASHAVSGAVLVGIDLGPNLSVTGSLATLLWLTALRREGHMVSAGQFLRVGAVVMPAAMLPALALLLL, from the coding sequence ATGTCCAGCCACAGCCCGCTGCTGATCTGGTCGGTCGCCGCGCTGACCACCGCTGGCGTCCTGTTCCGCCCCTTCCGCCTGCCCGAAGCCTTCTGGGCTGCCGGCGGCGCCCTGCTGCTGTGCGCCACCGGCCTGATGGCGCTGCCCGAGGCCTTCGCCGCGGTGCTGCGCGGCTACGACGTGTACCTGTTCCTGGCCGGCATGATGCTGATCTCGGAACTGGCCCGCAAGACCGGGCTGTTCGACCACGTTGCCGCGCTCGCCGTGCGCCTGGCGCGCGGCTCGGCGCCGCGGCTGTTTTTGCTGGTGTACGGCTTCGGCACGCTGGTGACGGCGTTCATGTCCAATGACGCCACCGCCGTGGTGCTGACGCCCGCAGTGCTGGCCGCGACCCGTGCCGCACGCGTGCGCCAGCCGCTGCCCTACCTGTACGCCTGCGCCTTTATCGCCAACGCGGCCAGCTTCGTGCTGCCGATCTCCAACCCGGCCAACCTGGTGATCTTCGGCGAGCGCATGCCGCCGCTGGCCGGATGGCTGGCCAGCTTCGCCCTGCCGTCGCTGGCCGCGATCCTGGCCACGCTGGCGGCGCTGTGGTGGACCCAGCGCGCGGCGCTGGCCGAACCCATCGCCCATGACGTGCCGGTGCCGCCGCTGTCGCGGCAAGCGTGGCTGAGCGCGCTCGGCATCGTGCTGACGGGGCTGGTGCTGCTGGTGGCCTCGCTGCGCGGCAACGCGCTGGGCTGGCCCACCTGCGCCGCGGGCGTGGCCACGCTGCTGCTGGTTTGCGCTACCCGGCGCGAACTGCTGTGGCCGACGCTGCGCGAGGTGTCGTGGAGCGTGCTGCCGATGGTGGCCGGCCTGTTCGTGCTGGTGGCGGCGCTGGAGCAGACCGCGGTGATTCGCCATCTTGCCGACGCGGTCGCGGCGGCCTCGCGCGACGGCGGCGCGCTGGCACTGCTGGGCGTTGGCGCGGTGGTGGCGCTGGCGGGCAATGTCGTCAACAACCTCCCGGCCGGACTGATCGGGGCTTCGGCGCTGGCGGCGGGGCAAGCCTCGCACGCGGTCAGCGGCGCGGTATTGGTCGGCATCGACCTGGGCCCCAACCTCTCGGTCACCGGCTCGCTCGCCACGCTGCTGTGGCTTACTGCGCTGCGGCGCGAGGGGCATATGGTCAGCGCCGGCCAGTTCCTGCGCGTGGGCGCGGTGGTGATGCCGGCGGCCATGCTGCCGGCACTGGCGCTGCTGCTGCTTTAG